One genomic region from Funiculus sociatus GB2-C1 encodes:
- the hisA gene encoding 1-(5-phosphoribosyl)-5-[(5-phosphoribosylamino)methylideneamino]imidazole-4-carboxamide isomerase, which translates to MNVIPAIDLLEGRCVRLYQGDYERSQVFDNNPAHVAKLWVDQGATQLHIVDLDGAKTGSLVNRQAIEAILQAVQVPVQVGGGLRDKSAVRQLLDMGVERVILGTVAVEQPQVVEQLCQEFPGQIIVGIDARNGKVATRGWLETSEVRAIDLAKQMQHLGTAAIIYTDIHRDGTLSGPNLEALRELANAVSIPIIASGGVSSITDLLSLLALEPLGVSGVIVGRAIYTGDVSLKSAIQAVGQGRIQDVPPDLGFSTFA; encoded by the coding sequence ATGAATGTAATTCCAGCGATCGATCTGCTAGAAGGGCGGTGTGTGCGATTGTATCAGGGAGACTACGAGCGATCGCAAGTTTTTGACAACAACCCCGCTCATGTAGCTAAACTCTGGGTAGACCAAGGAGCAACCCAGCTGCATATTGTAGACCTTGACGGCGCTAAAACTGGCTCTCTGGTAAATCGGCAGGCAATTGAAGCGATATTACAAGCGGTGCAAGTGCCAGTACAAGTTGGGGGTGGCTTGCGCGACAAAAGCGCAGTTCGTCAGCTGCTAGACATGGGCGTTGAACGGGTAATTTTGGGAACCGTTGCAGTTGAACAACCCCAGGTGGTAGAACAACTTTGCCAAGAATTTCCTGGGCAAATTATTGTGGGAATCGATGCTCGTAATGGAAAAGTTGCCACTAGAGGCTGGTTAGAAACTTCTGAAGTTAGGGCAATTGACTTGGCTAAGCAGATGCAACATCTGGGGACAGCTGCGATTATCTACACCGATATTCATCGCGATGGCACCCTTTCCGGGCCAAACTTAGAAGCATTAAGAGAACTCGCTAATGCTGTCTCAATTCCCATCATTGCTTCTGGCGGTGTCAGTTCCATTACTGACCTCTTGAGTTTGCTAGCTCTTGAACCTTTGGGAGTAAGCGGCGTTATCGTTGGCAGAGCCATCTACACTGGTGATGTTTCGCTCAAATCAGCCATACAAGCAGTGGGACAAGGACGTATTCAGGATGTCCCCCCAGATTTAGGCTTTTCCACCTTTGCTTAA
- a CDS encoding PAS domain S-box protein, whose amino-acid sequence MPPLHTNQQSSALAPRIDNLPPALLKELPVGVLVMGVSGEIRMMNQAALNLLGLTESQLLNQEPLDSDWHVIQENGTPFQLKLHTAPVRAKQALLLLSTRQALRNLVLGVYRPTNSDRVWLSVNTEPQLNTDGTVEQVICTLSDITNQKAGEQLSKINECFSSLKSDPDDNINRLTALAGDLLGGAWAVYNRLHEGLLWAWGQSQTPPDFSNVREPEGNICYDVIQQSSDQTFVVQDLQNTPYAESDNWVIPYQLQTYIGQAVKCAGEYIGSVCVAYQNQFIPCEADKKLMGIIASAISVEEERKREAVVWGQNEAKWRSLLQNSSNLITILEGDGTIKYASPAIERILGYKPKELIGKNTFDFVHTDDIPFLEKDFQEVLQNPTTALTIEFRFRHKDGSWRYIESTHSNLLMDAPGVRMVVNSRDITDRKLAEAALIKSEAQLREKATQLEQALYELQQTQTQLVQTEKMSSLGQLVAGVAHEINNPVSFIYGNLPYATEYTQELLHLIRLYQQQYPNATPVIKEALEEIDLDFVSEDLPKLMNSMLVGAERIRQIVLSLRNFSRVDKAAREPFDLHNGIDNTLLLLQHRLKPKAGRPHIQIIKDYSNLPIVECYAGQLNQVFMNILSNAVDALEESMDCGETDNGQLTTNAPIIQIRTEMVDDHKVVIRIADNGPGIPPHVQQNIFDPFFTTKPVGQGTGLGLSISYQIVVEKHGGVLSCQSKPGEGTEFYIELPVQLPHDEAV is encoded by the coding sequence ATGCCCCCTTTACACACTAATCAGCAAAGCAGTGCCTTAGCGCCCCGGATTGACAACCTGCCCCCAGCGCTCCTCAAAGAATTACCAGTGGGTGTATTAGTAATGGGAGTTAGCGGGGAAATCCGCATGATGAATCAAGCGGCCTTGAACTTGCTGGGGCTAACCGAAAGCCAGCTGTTAAATCAAGAGCCTCTTGACTCAGATTGGCACGTTATTCAAGAAAATGGAACACCATTTCAGCTGAAACTCCATACGGCACCAGTCAGAGCAAAGCAAGCATTGCTGCTACTTTCGACGCGCCAAGCGCTGCGAAATTTAGTTTTAGGGGTGTATCGACCAACGAATAGCGATCGCGTCTGGCTATCCGTGAATACCGAACCGCAGTTAAATACAGATGGTACTGTCGAACAAGTCATCTGCACGTTAAGCGACATCACCAACCAAAAGGCAGGCGAACAACTCTCAAAAATTAATGAGTGCTTTTCCAGCCTTAAGTCTGACCCGGATGATAACATTAACCGTCTCACAGCACTGGCAGGAGATTTACTCGGCGGAGCTTGGGCAGTTTACAATCGACTGCATGAAGGCTTGCTATGGGCATGGGGACAGTCGCAAACGCCGCCAGACTTCTCCAATGTCAGAGAACCGGAAGGCAACATTTGCTATGACGTTATCCAGCAAAGCAGCGACCAAACTTTTGTAGTTCAAGATTTGCAAAACACTCCCTATGCCGAAAGTGACAATTGGGTAATTCCCTACCAATTGCAAACCTATATTGGGCAAGCTGTCAAATGCGCTGGTGAATACATCGGCTCAGTATGCGTAGCATATCAAAATCAATTTATTCCCTGTGAAGCTGACAAAAAGCTGATGGGGATTATTGCCTCTGCTATTAGCGTTGAAGAAGAACGCAAGCGGGAAGCTGTGGTTTGGGGGCAGAACGAAGCCAAATGGCGAAGTCTTCTGCAAAATAGCTCCAACCTGATCACCATTTTGGAAGGCGACGGCACCATTAAATATGCCAGTCCTGCCATCGAACGCATTTTAGGATATAAGCCAAAAGAATTAATTGGCAAAAATACATTTGACTTTGTTCACACAGATGACATCCCCTTTTTAGAAAAAGACTTTCAAGAAGTTCTGCAAAATCCCACAACCGCTTTAACAATTGAATTTCGGTTTCGGCATAAAGATGGCTCATGGCGTTATATAGAATCAACCCATAGCAATCTCCTAATGGATGCACCGGGAGTCCGCATGGTGGTCAACTCTCGCGACATCACAGATCGAAAGCTAGCCGAGGCAGCATTAATAAAATCGGAAGCGCAACTGAGAGAAAAAGCAACTCAGCTAGAACAAGCTTTGTATGAACTGCAACAAACTCAAACCCAACTTGTTCAAACCGAAAAAATGTCCAGTTTGGGGCAGTTAGTGGCTGGCGTGGCCCATGAAATTAACAACCCTGTTTCCTTCATCTACGGCAATCTTCCCTACGCCACTGAATACACTCAAGAGTTGCTCCACCTTATTCGCCTCTACCAGCAGCAATATCCCAACGCAACACCAGTAATTAAAGAAGCCCTAGAAGAGATTGACTTAGATTTCGTCAGCGAAGACCTGCCAAAACTGATGAACTCAATGTTGGTAGGAGCAGAGCGCATTCGTCAAATTGTTCTGTCACTGCGTAATTTCTCCCGTGTAGATAAAGCAGCAAGAGAGCCTTTTGATTTACACAATGGAATTGACAATACCCTACTTTTATTACAGCATCGCCTGAAACCTAAAGCAGGACGACCACATATCCAGATCATCAAAGATTATAGTAATCTACCAATAGTGGAGTGCTATGCTGGGCAACTCAATCAGGTATTTATGAATATCTTGAGTAATGCTGTTGATGCCCTGGAAGAGTCAATGGACTGTGGAGAAACCGACAACGGACAACTGACAACTAACGCTCCTATCATTCAGATTCGCACAGAAATGGTAGATGACCATAAAGTGGTAATCAGAATTGCTGACAATGGGCCTGGGATACCGCCCCATGTGCAGCAAAATATATTTGACCCATTCTTTACTACGAAACCAGTAGGACAAGGTACGGGATTAGGTTTATCAATCAGCTATCAAATTGTTGTCGAAAAACACGGCGGTGTTCTAAGTTGCCAATCAAAACCGGGAGAAGGAACAGAATTCTATATTGAGCTTCCGGTACAGCTACCACATGACGAAGCAGTATGA
- a CDS encoding Hpt domain-containing protein, giving the protein MESGKILGFFIEEAKEHLETLEKGLMDLQSVIADQERVNEMFRAAHSVKGGAAMLGFNSIQKVSHRFEDCFKILKEHPVTIDHQLESMFLKGYDTLKELIDRLQGPFGLREDEGEKLVQAAEPNFAQLQAYLDRLVGGGVGAIDELPLQAELAKPVAKMPPPNFSVQVTAVLKQMLLLFKGAETPSSRQQLQTLCQRLAQLGGGIGTWTMLVKTVHRAIANPKNPYSTLAPIAIKELKQSSDLLQAGKGNAIAPSASLRLLAASPESTPAPTTSVAKTPVQAPTPSPSSPKEITVPLEPRGAAKALAQVFNKEQLLMLAKLLHQASR; this is encoded by the coding sequence GTGGAGTCGGGAAAAATTTTAGGTTTTTTTATCGAGGAGGCAAAAGAACACCTGGAAACCCTGGAAAAAGGGCTAATGGATCTGCAAAGCGTCATAGCAGATCAGGAAAGGGTTAATGAAATGTTTCGCGCTGCCCATTCCGTTAAGGGAGGGGCGGCGATGCTAGGCTTTAACAGTATTCAAAAAGTTTCCCACCGATTTGAGGATTGTTTTAAGATTCTCAAAGAGCATCCTGTCACCATTGACCACCAGCTGGAGTCAATGTTTTTAAAAGGATACGACACGCTTAAGGAATTAATTGACCGCCTGCAAGGGCCATTTGGGCTGAGGGAAGATGAAGGTGAGAAACTTGTGCAAGCGGCAGAGCCTAATTTTGCACAATTGCAGGCATATCTGGATCGCTTAGTAGGTGGGGGAGTAGGAGCAATTGATGAATTACCCCTACAGGCAGAACTAGCGAAACCTGTGGCGAAAATGCCGCCCCCAAATTTCTCGGTTCAGGTGACGGCGGTTCTAAAACAGATGTTGCTGCTGTTTAAGGGAGCAGAAACGCCTTCAAGTCGCCAACAACTTCAAACTTTGTGCCAACGGCTAGCGCAGCTAGGAGGTGGGATAGGAACTTGGACGATGCTGGTAAAAACGGTACATCGAGCGATCGCTAATCCCAAAAATCCTTATTCTACTCTGGCACCCATTGCGATCAAAGAACTCAAGCAATCTAGCGACTTGTTGCAAGCTGGGAAAGGTAACGCGATCGCTCCTAGTGCCAGTCTACGGCTGCTGGCAGCTTCTCCAGAATCAACCCCTGCCCCTACTACGTCGGTGGCAAAAACACCCGTACAGGCACCAACACCCAGCCCTTCCTCCCCCAAGGAAATTACTGTTCCACTAGAACCCAGAGGAGCAGCAAAGGCTTTGGCTCAAGTTTTTAATAAAGAGCAACTGTTAATGCTAGCTAAGTTACTCCACCAAGCTAGCCGCTGA
- a CDS encoding transglutaminase domain-containing protein codes for MIPNSALQVKQNPWRRTVRPIGASALHGMAFRKDALIAIDAFSGYLLQIDPKSDNTTILNANHLPDFLGVTGLALWEDTLWCTQDDSVFFCTDALNAIATTDLTPEQFVTLSYPADGIAVAESTVYVTSRKSGYILVFSRETGKQIARFPAPGVGVENITVKDEELWVSDDIEQTVYCLDRATGQIKFSVLTPFERPTGLAFHTEPETGQDILYVAYAGEEPYIRDNPNADPNFELAYRDRTFIHPLYFHYNEAEGYALSNGYLIELSYVEELSPLDNVELTDVEWRIALPSETHRQKVRTIEWVGLPFTEEIQDGQRVAVFKFDSLKTGDRHIFGWKALLEVWSIKYRLTPRDAEKLPDLSPLQDKYLVDDDDLAMDTDIIRSAAKDAIGTETNLLRKIYKIRNFTYDALSYGIKPHIDSPDVALERGVGSCGEYLGVLLALSRLNGIACRTVGRYKCPPHPELKNVPLQPDFNHVWMEFYLPGFGWLPMESNPDDVVDKGPYPSRFFMGLSWYHAEIGKGITFESLMSQGERVNKQEVSIGDLALNHVIFTILEELQPGGEG; via the coding sequence ATGATTCCTAATTCAGCGTTACAAGTCAAACAGAATCCTTGGCGGCGGACAGTTAGACCGATTGGAGCCTCCGCTTTGCATGGCATGGCTTTTCGGAAAGATGCGCTGATCGCTATTGACGCTTTTAGCGGATATCTTCTACAAATTGACCCCAAGAGCGACAACACAACTATCCTAAATGCTAATCATCTACCAGATTTTCTGGGTGTGACTGGCTTGGCTCTTTGGGAAGACACTCTTTGGTGTACACAGGACGATAGTGTTTTCTTTTGTACAGATGCACTTAATGCGATCGCAACAACTGATTTGACACCGGAACAATTTGTTACGTTGTCCTACCCTGCTGATGGCATTGCTGTTGCGGAATCGACGGTTTACGTTACTTCTCGGAAGTCTGGCTATATTCTAGTTTTTAGCCGCGAGACAGGTAAACAGATTGCCCGGTTTCCGGCACCGGGGGTTGGGGTAGAAAACATTACGGTTAAGGACGAGGAACTTTGGGTTTCCGATGATATTGAACAGACGGTTTACTGCTTAGATCGGGCTACAGGGCAAATTAAATTCAGTGTACTGACTCCGTTTGAGCGTCCGACGGGGTTGGCTTTTCACACTGAACCGGAAACTGGGCAGGATATTCTTTATGTTGCTTATGCGGGTGAGGAACCGTATATCCGAGATAATCCGAACGCTGACCCCAATTTTGAATTAGCATATCGCGATCGCACGTTTATCCACCCCCTATATTTTCACTACAACGAAGCTGAAGGCTATGCTCTCTCTAATGGCTATTTGATTGAGTTGTCCTATGTTGAGGAACTTTCCCCCCTCGACAATGTGGAGTTAACAGATGTCGAATGGCGAATTGCTTTGCCTTCGGAAACTCATCGGCAGAAGGTAAGGACAATTGAATGGGTGGGATTGCCTTTTACTGAGGAAATTCAGGACGGACAGCGCGTGGCTGTGTTCAAATTTGACAGTTTGAAAACAGGCGATCGCCATATATTCGGTTGGAAAGCTTTGCTAGAAGTCTGGAGCATCAAATATCGCCTCACACCCAGAGATGCTGAAAAGCTTCCGGATCTATCGCCATTGCAGGATAAATATCTGGTGGATGATGACGACTTGGCAATGGACACAGATATTATCCGCAGTGCTGCTAAAGATGCAATTGGCACTGAAACTAATCTACTGCGGAAAATTTACAAAATTCGCAACTTTACTTACGATGCGCTCTCCTACGGCATTAAACCTCACATTGATTCACCAGATGTTGCTTTAGAAAGGGGCGTTGGTTCCTGCGGCGAATATCTAGGTGTTTTACTGGCGCTGTCACGACTTAATGGGATTGCTTGTCGCACTGTTGGACGCTACAAATGCCCTCCCCATCCTGAATTAAAGAATGTGCCGTTGCAACCGGACTTTAATCATGTCTGGATGGAGTTTTATTTGCCTGGTTTTGGTTGGTTGCCGATGGAATCAAATCCTGATGATGTTGTGGATAAAGGCCCTTATCCATCGAGGTTTTTTATGGGTCTTTCTTGGTATCACGCTGAGATTGGCAAAGGTATCACGTTTGAAAGTTTGATGAGCCAGGGAGAGAGAGTTAATAAGCAGGAAGTTTCTATTGGCGATTTAGCTCTGAATCATGTAATATTCACCATTCTGGAGGAATTACAACCTGGAGGCGAAGGATGA